The sequence ttatagattagGAAAATATTGCATCTTCCGTATTCAGCCTAATagttttttcaactaaaggaTGCTACACATtcagaaacttcaatttttaaatatcaatggtATGATAAAACAgagtttattttgaaatgtaaaaatatgGGCACGCTTCCAAGttctaaaattccaaatttcgatgattctaattttaaagtacCCTTTTTCTAAAGATATTAACTTCAACGTTTTGAATAATAGGATTCTtcacatttcaaaaactttaacttcAAATCCTTAAACGATTTGATTCtggaacttaaaaatatttggatgCTTTCAATTTCTTCCATTACAGGATGGTGCACATTTCAAATGCCTCattttcagccattaaaaaatttgaatattttaacccGAATTTCTATATTCTTCAACTTGAGATTTTATAATCTGTACAATTGACAGAGTTCCAAATTGGTACCTTCCAAATTAGAGGATTTTCATTGGTACTTATAATTATCAAtacttgaaaatttgcctttcctGAAATTTTACGAttacatttgaaagatttgacaGTCAAGTTtttattcatcttcttcattataaaattgaaaaatctaagtTGCATACTATAAATGTCattcaaatcaaataataatttcaatagtgCTACAAGTAGAAGTTTACCATttgaaattgtatgaaattgAAATGAAAGTATTAATAATAAGCTACTTTGTGgatgtgaacaaatatttttgaagtcaCCTTTTTTAAATCACTCTGTTAatataaattatcagaatttCACCGATATGCACAACATTTTTGGCTGTTTTAAAGAATATTAGAACAGCTTCTTTCTAATTGTAGTTTTTCACTAATTCCTCGACAAAACGTGACTTAAATTTCAGTAAACCATTTTCTACTGACTAACGTTTAAAActtactgatttaaatttagcaTCTTTAATTTTTCAGGTTTAGCTCGAAAACTGACAAGGTCCAACTAAAGTCAATTCGCAACTGATTtccacaaaagattaaaaaatgagatttgaaGAGGGGCTAAGTAGCACATGTGGGGTAAACCGAGACACTCgcttttcaatcaaagataaataaataaatctaaacgAATACACACCTTGAGAGAAACGGAAGTACATCTCCCACGACTTCCGGATTATCCTTGGCTCTGCTGCCACCAGGAAATGCAATCCAGCAGTTCCTCGTCTTCTGGACTCGTTGGTTCATAAATGTCATAGGTGTCATTGTGTGTCGTATACAAGGTCCCCGCAGAACTGGTTCCATAGCCTTGACTTCCAGCTGATGAGGCCTCGGAAACAAAACTGGGAGTCGGCGAACTAGAGGCTTCCGAACAGGGTGTTGGTGCAAATCCAGGGCTAGGGTTCTGTCTCATATGATGGAGGTGGTGTTTCTGATGTCCAAGGTCACTGCCAACATCACTTGAATGAAGTCTCAATTCCACAGAATGATCAGCCTCACATTGTCCAGACCTGGAGATCGAACTCGTGGAAGAGGTCGAGGAGGGAGAAGTGATGTCAGATCCATCATGATCATCAAGAAGTTGCTGAAGACTCCGGATATATTCCACAGCCATCCTTAAAGTTTC comes from Belonocnema kinseyi isolate 2016_QV_RU_SX_M_011 chromosome 5, B_treatae_v1, whole genome shotgun sequence and encodes:
- the LOC117173257 gene encoding achaete-scute complex protein T3-like, with protein sequence MTLVKTEDNSVLPIMLTVQQPQHLRQFGHHVPTTGPNQIHRSNVIVSTGGLTTTNDIKVALHQQQSCKRSKMYQTTPYGTVPHQPASVARRNARERNRVKQVNNGFATLRQHIPQSVAQALGGNTAGTHGGSRAGSKKLSKVETLRMAVEYIRSLQQLLDDHDGSDITSPSSTSSTSSISRSGQCEADHSVELRLHSSDVGSDLGHQKHHLHHMRQNPSPGFAPTPCSEASSSPTPSFVSEASSAGSQGYGTSSAGTLYTTHNDTYDIYEPTSPEDEELLDCISWWQQSQG